One stretch of Clavibacter californiensis DNA includes these proteins:
- the def gene encoding peptide deformylase — MAVLPIRITGDPVLHAPAREVEAFDDDLRTLVADMFDTMDEAPGVGLAAPQVGVPLRVFVYSYETDEGEPLRGVAVNPDLFITPVAVREADEDTEEEGCLSFPGERFPLVRADRAILRAVDLDGRPFEIQAAGWFARILQHEFDHLDGLIYTDRLEHEFVKPVAKIIRKSGWGVPGQSWLPGRDHLED, encoded by the coding sequence ATGGCCGTCCTCCCCATCCGGATCACCGGAGACCCCGTCCTGCACGCCCCGGCCCGCGAGGTGGAGGCGTTCGACGACGACCTGCGCACCCTGGTGGCCGACATGTTCGACACCATGGACGAGGCGCCGGGCGTCGGCCTCGCGGCACCCCAGGTGGGCGTGCCGCTGCGCGTGTTCGTCTACTCCTACGAGACCGACGAGGGCGAGCCGCTGCGGGGCGTCGCCGTGAACCCCGACCTCTTCATCACGCCCGTCGCCGTGCGCGAGGCCGACGAGGACACCGAGGAGGAGGGCTGCCTGTCGTTCCCGGGCGAGCGCTTCCCGCTGGTGCGCGCCGACCGGGCGATCCTCCGCGCGGTCGACCTCGACGGCCGCCCGTTCGAGATCCAGGCGGCCGGGTGGTTCGCGCGGATCCTGCAGCACGAGTTCGACCACCTCGACGGTCTGATCTACACCGACCGGCTCGAGCACGAGTTCGTGAAGCCCGTGGCGAAGATCATCCGGAAGAGCGGCTGGGGCGTGCCCGGGCAGTCGTGGCTGCCGGGGCGCGACCACCTCGAGGACTGA
- a CDS encoding DMT family transporter — protein MPFDASPVLQAASLTPYQALGIPIALVGAVFLSLGAQLQSQGVAKMEARGKKSTAGLSVRQLGALLGRPSWVAGTVMLGLAIVFQLASLRLAPLIVVQPLGAVALVVTAVLNSRATGKRLDLKAKRAVGLCIGGVGLFVVFAAVFAKETPIRTPELITILVILGLVLALLGGLFLYFRRHVRAIFYIISAGVLYGFVATLAKVVINRLTTGDFDVLTAVCIVALVAATLLGAYFVQTAYSSGPPDLVIAGLTVVDPLVAVCIGVTVLGEAADAPLYAAVAFLVAAAVAVIGVFQLAKHHPHAS, from the coding sequence GTGCCCTTCGACGCCAGCCCCGTTCTCCAGGCCGCCTCGTTGACCCCGTACCAGGCGCTCGGGATCCCGATCGCGCTCGTCGGCGCCGTGTTCCTGTCCCTGGGCGCGCAGCTGCAGTCGCAGGGCGTCGCGAAGATGGAGGCGCGCGGGAAGAAGAGCACCGCGGGTCTCAGCGTCCGGCAGCTCGGCGCGCTGCTCGGCCGTCCGTCGTGGGTCGCCGGCACCGTGATGCTCGGCCTCGCCATCGTGTTCCAGCTCGCGAGCCTGCGCCTCGCGCCGCTCATCGTGGTGCAGCCGCTCGGGGCGGTGGCGCTCGTGGTCACGGCCGTCCTCAACTCCCGGGCCACGGGGAAGCGCCTCGACCTCAAGGCCAAGCGGGCGGTCGGTCTCTGCATCGGCGGCGTGGGCCTGTTCGTGGTCTTCGCGGCCGTCTTCGCGAAGGAGACGCCCATCCGCACGCCCGAGCTCATCACGATCCTGGTGATCCTCGGCCTCGTGCTCGCGCTGCTCGGCGGCCTCTTCCTCTACTTCCGCCGGCACGTGCGCGCCATCTTCTACATCATCAGCGCCGGGGTGCTCTACGGCTTCGTCGCGACGCTCGCCAAGGTCGTCATCAACCGCCTCACGACGGGCGACTTCGACGTGCTCACCGCCGTGTGCATCGTCGCCCTCGTCGCGGCGACCCTGCTCGGCGCCTACTTCGTGCAGACCGCGTACTCGTCGGGGCCGCCCGACCTCGTGATCGCGGGGCTCACGGTGGTCGACCCGCTCGTGGCCGTCTGCATCGGCGTGACCGTCCTCGGCGAGGCCGCGGACGCCCCGCTCTACGCCGCCGTGGCCTTCCTCGTCGCGGCCGCAGTGGCGGTCATCGGCGTGTTCCAGCTCGCGAAGCACCACCCGCACGCGTCCTGA
- a CDS encoding glycosyltransferase, with translation MPNTSGQTPREPATPGRPLRILIGADTFPPDVNGAARFAERLAGGLVRRGHEVHIVAPAASRKHGTWTEVHDGQEMTAHRLRSWRWYPHDWLRFALPWTVNQNSARILDAVQPDVVHFQSHIVTGRGLSIEAEKRGIRIIGTNHFMPENMLQHTLLPVAWQDKAITMAWKAARRTFGRAEAVTTPTRRAAQFLERYTGLSGVIAISCGIDAANYTPDFSPRTRNRIVFVGRVTGEKQIDVLLRAFAILPQALDAELEIVGGGDQKANLEKLAADLGIADRTTFTGYVSDEELRRAYTRATVLAMPSIAELQSIVTMEAMASALPVVAADAMALPHLVHDGENGYLFRPGDVDDLATKLRRVLELPEEELQRMKRESLAVVATHDIERTISTFESLYRGESVAAPVTDEARGRTDGHSAV, from the coding sequence TTGCCGAACACCTCAGGGCAGACCCCGCGCGAGCCGGCGACCCCCGGTCGACCGCTGCGCATCCTCATCGGCGCGGACACGTTCCCGCCGGACGTGAACGGGGCGGCGCGCTTCGCCGAGCGCCTCGCGGGGGGCCTCGTGCGTCGCGGCCACGAGGTGCACATCGTCGCCCCGGCGGCGAGCCGCAAGCACGGCACGTGGACCGAGGTGCACGACGGCCAGGAGATGACCGCGCACCGCCTGCGCAGCTGGCGCTGGTACCCGCACGACTGGCTGCGGTTCGCGCTGCCGTGGACCGTGAACCAGAACAGCGCCCGGATCCTCGACGCCGTGCAGCCCGACGTCGTGCACTTCCAGTCGCACATCGTCACGGGCCGCGGCCTCAGCATCGAGGCCGAGAAGCGCGGCATCCGCATCATCGGCACCAACCACTTCATGCCGGAGAACATGCTCCAGCACACGCTGCTGCCGGTCGCGTGGCAGGACAAGGCCATCACGATGGCCTGGAAGGCCGCGCGCCGCACCTTCGGGCGCGCCGAGGCCGTCACGACGCCGACGCGCCGTGCCGCCCAGTTCCTCGAGCGCTACACGGGTCTCTCCGGCGTCATCGCCATCTCCTGCGGCATCGACGCGGCGAACTACACGCCCGACTTCTCGCCGCGCACCCGCAACCGCATCGTCTTCGTGGGCCGGGTGACGGGGGAGAAGCAGATCGACGTGCTGCTGCGCGCGTTCGCGATCCTGCCCCAGGCGCTCGACGCCGAGCTCGAGATCGTGGGCGGCGGCGACCAGAAGGCGAACCTCGAGAAGCTCGCCGCCGACCTCGGCATCGCCGACCGCACGACCTTCACCGGCTACGTCTCCGACGAGGAGCTGCGCCGTGCCTACACGCGCGCCACCGTGCTCGCGATGCCGAGCATCGCCGAGCTGCAGTCCATCGTCACGATGGAGGCGATGGCCTCCGCCCTGCCCGTCGTGGCGGCCGACGCCATGGCCCTCCCGCACCTCGTGCACGACGGCGAGAACGGCTACCTCTTCCGTCCCGGCGACGTCGACGACCTCGCGACGAAGCTGCGGCGGGTGCTCGAGCTCCCCGAGGAGGAGCTCCAGCGCATGAAGCGCGAGAGCCTCGCGGTGGTCGCCACGCACGACATCGAGCGCACGATCTCGACGTTCGAGAGCCTGTATCGTGGCGAGTCCGTGGCCGCGCCGGTCACGGACGAGGCACGCGGACGCACGGACGGCCACAGCGCCGTCTAA
- a CDS encoding acyltransferase family protein — protein sequence MTSTRPNRTSRPTTVAPEGSSTRSFRGDIQGLRALAVIAVILDHLLAWPSGGFLGVDVFFVISGFIITSLLLRQHDKRGRISFAEFYRKRVKRILPASTAVLLVTVLASWMVFLSGRASAIAWDSVAAFFFVANWRFAATDTDYWAADSAVSPVQHYWSLGVEEQFYVVWPILLTLGLALSLRFRGPGRYRGILTAILVVITVGSFAWAMADTAGNAAVAYFSTLSRAWELGVGALLAVGTPLLRRIPDAARPVLAYAGLAVIAYGLFALSSESPIPAPGSAIPVVGAALVIAGGTGGAQRFLWPLTNPVSRYLGDISYSLYLWHFPVIVILAAVSDTAGLGYPVIVLVLTLGLSVLSYHGLEDPIRRSHWLEPGAAARRRKKRSRRQKGFGASTGTKVAALGTAALLTVTFISLAVVRQQEIQEASRIAPGPAASGEADAADPAVLAAGDLGALQVQIRDALGATSWPALDPAIDGLEKSAVPVEDGQGCGRTDVANPRSCSFGDSRKPTIMVLGDSTGITLLPTVRAMFEATHHIRGLTFAGCAVMDVEWDFPDASTKGGCLDFREQAIAAIQEEKPEILFVSNSYGQILKLASKATGDDAVAEWSTGVQSTVGQVRDSVGKVVLVSSPPTGQPLETCATKVSTPADCQASIPGAWKVGDRAQEDAAAAMGIAYVDTSSLFCWEERCPSFVGSTPTKRDSVHTTPQYAAVVTPAFRQMLDEALAGVPA from the coding sequence ATGACGAGCACGCGCCCCAACCGCACGAGCCGACCCACGACGGTCGCGCCGGAGGGATCCAGCACCAGATCGTTCCGCGGCGACATCCAGGGCCTGCGCGCCCTCGCCGTGATCGCGGTCATCCTCGACCACCTGCTCGCCTGGCCGTCCGGCGGATTCCTCGGCGTCGACGTCTTCTTCGTGATCTCCGGCTTCATCATCACGTCGCTCCTGCTGCGCCAGCACGACAAGCGAGGCCGGATCTCGTTCGCCGAGTTCTACCGCAAGCGCGTGAAGCGCATCCTCCCGGCCTCGACCGCGGTGCTGCTCGTCACCGTCCTCGCGAGCTGGATGGTGTTCCTCTCCGGCCGCGCCTCGGCGATCGCGTGGGACAGCGTCGCCGCGTTCTTCTTCGTCGCCAACTGGCGCTTCGCCGCGACCGACACCGACTATTGGGCCGCCGACAGCGCCGTCTCGCCCGTGCAGCACTACTGGTCGCTCGGCGTGGAGGAGCAGTTCTACGTCGTCTGGCCGATCCTCCTCACGCTCGGCCTCGCGCTCTCGCTGCGGTTCCGCGGGCCCGGCCGCTACCGCGGGATCCTCACGGCGATCCTCGTCGTCATCACGGTCGGCTCGTTCGCCTGGGCCATGGCCGACACCGCGGGCAATGCCGCGGTCGCGTACTTCTCCACGCTGTCCCGCGCCTGGGAGCTCGGCGTCGGCGCGCTGCTCGCGGTCGGCACGCCGCTGCTGCGCCGCATCCCGGACGCCGCGCGTCCCGTCTTGGCGTACGCGGGCCTCGCCGTCATCGCCTACGGGCTGTTCGCGCTGAGCAGCGAGTCGCCCATCCCCGCGCCCGGATCCGCGATCCCCGTCGTCGGCGCCGCGCTCGTCATCGCCGGCGGCACCGGCGGCGCCCAGCGCTTCCTCTGGCCACTCACGAACCCGGTCTCGCGCTACCTCGGCGACATCTCGTACTCGCTGTACCTGTGGCACTTCCCGGTCATCGTGATCCTCGCGGCCGTCTCCGACACCGCGGGCCTCGGCTACCCGGTCATCGTGCTCGTGCTCACCCTCGGCCTCTCGGTGCTCTCGTACCACGGCCTCGAGGACCCCATCCGCCGCTCGCACTGGCTCGAGCCCGGCGCCGCGGCGCGGCGCAGGAAGAAGCGGTCGAGGCGCCAAAAGGGCTTCGGCGCGTCCACGGGCACGAAGGTCGCCGCCCTCGGGACGGCCGCGCTCCTCACGGTCACGTTCATCAGCCTCGCCGTCGTCCGGCAGCAGGAGATCCAGGAGGCGTCGCGCATCGCCCCGGGCCCGGCCGCGTCCGGCGAGGCCGACGCCGCTGACCCCGCCGTGCTCGCGGCCGGCGACCTCGGCGCGCTGCAGGTCCAGATCCGGGACGCCCTCGGAGCCACCAGCTGGCCCGCGCTCGACCCGGCGATCGACGGCCTGGAGAAGTCCGCCGTCCCCGTCGAGGACGGCCAGGGCTGCGGCCGCACCGACGTGGCGAACCCGCGCTCCTGCTCCTTCGGCGACAGCAGGAAGCCCACGATCATGGTGCTCGGCGACTCGACCGGCATCACGCTGCTGCCCACGGTGCGGGCGATGTTCGAGGCGACGCACCACATCCGCGGCCTCACCTTCGCCGGCTGCGCCGTCATGGACGTCGAGTGGGACTTCCCCGACGCGTCCACCAAGGGCGGCTGCCTGGACTTCCGGGAGCAGGCGATCGCCGCGATCCAGGAGGAGAAGCCGGAGATCCTGTTCGTCAGCAACAGCTACGGGCAGATCCTCAAGCTCGCATCGAAGGCCACGGGCGACGACGCGGTGGCCGAGTGGTCCACGGGCGTCCAGAGCACGGTGGGCCAGGTCCGGGACAGCGTCGGCAAGGTCGTCCTCGTCTCGTCGCCTCCCACCGGCCAGCCGCTCGAGACCTGCGCCACGAAGGTCTCCACGCCCGCCGACTGCCAGGCCTCCATCCCCGGCGCCTGGAAGGTGGGGGACCGCGCGCAGGAGGACGCGGCCGCCGCGATGGGCATCGCCTACGTCGACACCTCGTCGCTGTTCTGCTGGGAGGAGCGCTGCCCGTCCTTCGTCGGCAGCACGCCCACGAAGCGCGACAGCGTCCACACCACGCCGCAGTACGCGGCCGTCGTCACGCCGGCGTTCCGCCAGATGCTCGACGAGGCGCTGGCGGGCGTCCCGGCCTGA
- a CDS encoding GDP-L-fucose synthase family protein — translation MSTSAADERDAVAFTPAPLDRSARVYVAGHRGLVGSAIVRRLEAEGFTDVIGRTSAELDLKDRDAVFAFFAAEKPVHVVLAAAKVGGILANSTYPVDFLSDNLRIQVNVLDAALAHGVDRLLFLGSSCIYPKLAPQPITEDSLLTGHLEPTNDAYAIAKIAGIMQIQAVRRQYGLPWISAMPTNLYGPGDNFSPQGSHVLPALIRRYDEARASGAESVTNWGTGTPRREFLHVDDMAAACLHLLEHYDGPEQVNVGTGSDVTIREMAETIARVVGYEGRTEWDTSKPDGTPQKLLDVSKLADAGWTSSIGLDEGLRSTVEWYREHITTLRE, via the coding sequence GTGAGCACGTCCGCCGCCGACGAGCGCGACGCCGTCGCGTTCACCCCAGCGCCGCTCGACCGCTCGGCCCGCGTCTACGTGGCCGGCCACCGCGGGCTCGTCGGGTCGGCGATCGTCCGCCGGCTCGAGGCCGAGGGCTTCACCGACGTGATCGGCCGCACCTCCGCCGAGCTCGACCTCAAGGACCGCGACGCGGTCTTCGCGTTCTTCGCCGCCGAGAAGCCGGTCCACGTCGTGCTCGCCGCCGCGAAGGTCGGCGGGATCCTCGCGAACAGCACCTACCCGGTCGACTTCCTCAGCGACAACCTCCGGATCCAGGTCAACGTGCTCGACGCCGCGCTCGCGCACGGCGTCGACCGCCTCCTGTTCCTCGGCTCCTCGTGCATCTACCCGAAGCTCGCGCCGCAGCCGATCACCGAGGACAGCCTCCTCACCGGCCACCTCGAGCCGACCAACGACGCGTACGCGATCGCGAAGATCGCGGGGATCATGCAGATCCAGGCCGTGCGCCGCCAGTACGGGCTGCCGTGGATCTCGGCGATGCCGACGAACCTGTACGGGCCGGGCGACAACTTCTCGCCGCAGGGGTCGCACGTGCTACCCGCGCTCATCCGCCGCTACGACGAGGCGCGCGCGTCCGGCGCGGAGTCGGTGACGAACTGGGGCACCGGCACGCCGCGCCGCGAGTTCCTGCACGTCGACGACATGGCCGCCGCGTGCCTCCACCTGCTGGAGCACTACGACGGGCCCGAGCAGGTCAACGTGGGCACGGGCAGCGACGTCACGATCCGCGAGATGGCGGAGACCATCGCGCGCGTCGTCGGCTACGAGGGCCGCACGGAGTGGGACACCTCGAAGCCGGACGGCACGCCGCAGAAGCTGCTCGACGTGTCCAAGCTCGCCGACGCCGGGTGGACCTCGTCCATCGGGCTCGACGAGGGCCTGCGGTCGACGGTCGAGTGGTACCGGGAGCACATCACGACGCTGCGGGAGTAG
- the gmd gene encoding GDP-mannose 4,6-dehydratase, protein MAKKAFITGITGQDGSYLAELLLAKGYEVHGLIRRSSTFNTSRIDHLYQDPHEEGAKLFLHYGDLSDGSRLTTLMMQIQPDEVYNLAAQSHVRVSFDEPEHTADTTGTGTIRLLEAVRLSGIETRFYQASSSELYGATPPPQSETTPFYPRSPYGAAKLYSFWITKNYREAYDMFAVNGILFNHESPRRGETFVTRKITRAVAAIKAGTQDHVYLGNLDSIRDWGYAAEYVEGMWRMLQADEPDDFVLATGGNFTVRDFLETAFSHAGLDWSDHVRFDPRYLRPTEVDALVGDATKAEEKLGWKATVDTTMLARIMVDADIAALEAEGRPWIDTVRLASWGTAEPTAVEA, encoded by the coding sequence ATGGCCAAGAAGGCTTTCATCACCGGCATCACCGGGCAGGACGGCTCGTACCTGGCAGAGCTGCTGCTCGCCAAGGGCTACGAGGTCCACGGCCTCATCCGCCGCTCGTCGACGTTCAACACGTCCCGCATCGACCACCTGTACCAGGACCCGCACGAGGAGGGCGCGAAGCTCTTCCTCCACTACGGCGACCTGAGCGACGGCTCGCGCCTCACGACGCTGATGATGCAGATCCAGCCCGACGAGGTCTACAACCTCGCGGCCCAGTCGCACGTGCGCGTCTCCTTCGACGAGCCGGAGCACACCGCCGACACGACGGGCACCGGCACCATCCGGCTGCTCGAGGCCGTGCGTCTGTCGGGCATCGAGACCCGCTTCTACCAGGCCTCCTCGAGCGAGCTGTACGGGGCGACTCCCCCGCCGCAGAGCGAGACCACGCCGTTCTACCCGCGCTCGCCGTACGGGGCCGCGAAGCTCTACAGCTTCTGGATCACGAAGAACTACCGCGAGGCCTACGACATGTTCGCCGTCAACGGGATCCTGTTCAACCACGAGTCGCCCCGCCGCGGCGAGACCTTCGTGACCCGCAAGATCACGCGCGCGGTCGCCGCCATCAAGGCAGGCACGCAGGACCACGTCTACCTCGGCAACCTCGACAGCATCCGCGACTGGGGATACGCCGCCGAGTACGTCGAGGGCATGTGGCGGATGCTGCAGGCCGACGAGCCCGACGACTTCGTGCTCGCGACCGGCGGCAACTTCACCGTGCGCGACTTCCTCGAGACCGCGTTCTCGCACGCCGGCCTCGACTGGTCCGACCACGTGCGCTTCGACCCGCGGTACCTCCGCCCCACCGAGGTCGACGCCCTGGTGGGCGACGCCACGAAGGCCGAGGAGAAGCTGGGCTGGAAGGCCACGGTCGACACCACGATGCTCGCCCGGATCATGGTGGACGCCGACATCGCCGCGCTCGAGGCCGAGGGGCGCCCGTGGATCGACACGGTGCGGCTCGCGAGCTGGGGTACCGCCGAGCCGACCGCGGTCGAGGCGTGA